The Patescibacteria group bacterium DNA segment TAATTCGCGTTGACAATGTAACAATTTTCCGCCAGAGGCGGATCAGCCTTTGGCTGAAATAATGTAACAATAGAAGTTCATGGCTTTACCAACTCAAAAACATACAAAAAGTAGAAAAAGGAAACGATTAGCAACCCTAAGGTTAAAGCGGAGAAGGTTAGCTAAGTGCCCCCAATGTAAAAAGGCAATCCCAGCGCATCAAGCTTGTCCTTTTTGTGGTACCTATGCCAACAAACAAGTTATAAAAATAAAATCCAAAATCGATAAGAAGAAAGCAGAGAAAAAAGAATAACAAATA contains these protein-coding regions:
- the rpmF gene encoding 50S ribosomal protein L32 yields the protein MALPTQKHTKSRKRKRLATLRLKRRRLAKCPQCKKAIPAHQACPFCGTYANKQVIKIKSKIDKKKAEKKE